In one window of Leptospira sp. WS92.C1 DNA:
- a CDS encoding fatty acid desaturase: MNTLTMAKNEIFPMRKPKKWQTLLVREKNIKIMRWIRFRDRNLRKKFSILNHQNLLGASITFGSATMMIIGAGLYIEGMIPAWLAIVSNAIFASLLHEIEHDTIHNLYFKDNEKIQDILFWIVWIFRGNTVSPWYRRMIHTLHHKVSGNKEDIEERLIGNGMKIGILRLFAMIDGNISAILNFRKLAKEAPKFKKKEIVKESWPWLVVFYTLWYNFLGLNLIHYGNLILGSPISIPYPAILESVRTFLNTIAVIYMIPNWIRQSSIQIISSNMHYYGDVKNINHQTQVLNAWFLAPLHLFCFNFGSTHTIHHFVVNQPFYLRQMVTPYVHPAMKRYGIRFNDFESMFRANRYYAAKSQAG, encoded by the coding sequence ATGAACACTCTGACAATGGCGAAAAACGAAATTTTTCCCATGAGAAAACCGAAGAAATGGCAAACTCTTTTAGTTCGGGAAAAAAATATAAAAATTATGCGCTGGATTCGATTTCGGGACCGAAATCTAAGAAAAAAATTTTCAATTCTAAATCACCAAAATCTTTTGGGCGCATCTATCACATTTGGATCGGCTACAATGATGATCATAGGTGCAGGACTTTATATTGAGGGTATGATTCCTGCGTGGCTTGCAATCGTGTCTAACGCGATCTTTGCCTCCTTGTTGCACGAAATCGAACACGATACGATTCATAACCTGTATTTTAAAGATAACGAGAAGATACAGGACATTCTTTTCTGGATCGTCTGGATTTTTCGCGGAAACACAGTCAGTCCCTGGTATCGGAGAATGATTCATACCTTACACCACAAGGTTTCAGGAAATAAAGAGGATATCGAAGAAAGACTGATCGGCAACGGAATGAAAATCGGAATCCTCCGTCTTTTTGCGATGATCGACGGAAATATTTCTGCCATTCTCAACTTTCGCAAACTCGCAAAAGAGGCTCCTAAATTTAAAAAAAAGGAAATCGTAAAAGAAAGCTGGCCCTGGCTCGTGGTATTTTACACTCTTTGGTATAACTTCTTAGGCCTAAATCTCATTCACTATGGAAATCTGATCTTGGGTTCTCCGATTTCCATTCCCTATCCGGCAATTTTAGAATCCGTGCGTACATTTCTAAACACGATCGCGGTAATTTATATGATTCCGAATTGGATCCGTCAATCCAGCATTCAGATCATTTCTTCCAATATGCATTATTATGGGGACGTGAAAAATATCAATCATCAGACTCAAGTTTTAAACGCCTGGTTCTTGGCCCCGCTTCATCTTTTCTGTTTTAACTTTGGAAGCACTCACACAATCCATCACTTCGTCGTAAATCAGCCCTTTTATCTAAGACAGATGGTGACTCCATATGTTCATCCTGCGATGAAACGATACGGCATCCGGTTTAACGATTTCGAAAGTATGTTTCGGGCAAACAGATACTACGCTGCGAAATCTCAAGCGGGTTAG
- a CDS encoding helix-turn-helix domain-containing protein, with the protein MGIFGSSLGCLMSLGQIVLLHKNQLNFLLGILFLGMSILQGSSIAILTSDNSSLTWLILLHIPALYSVGPVLYGIYKVSTGEPFLDSQKRAFIHCILPASGCILYLIVSFWFDDVSSLIRTSFVDRIFPSPLDWILLPAIFGIAFYISLVLKSSRYLWRWEVWKSEPTACILGFLIVTSLFHLSLGAVFFITKISDFLILSSGGMGITLCFAYLIGHRYPGFFQKLQEVTQATREKYARSLLIGVDRNILRENLIQLMEKDFLYRDEELGLGDLADELALSTHQVSEFLNQELGKNFSVFVNDYRVAEACSLLTQEPDKSILDIAYSVGFRTKSSFNRAFQKHTGATPSEYRIKAPKTNKFR; encoded by the coding sequence ATGGGAATTTTCGGCTCTTCCTTAGGATGTTTGATGTCCTTGGGACAGATCGTCCTTCTCCATAAAAACCAACTCAATTTTCTTTTAGGAATTCTCTTTTTAGGAATGTCTATCTTACAAGGAAGTTCGATCGCCATTCTAACGTCCGACAATTCGTCTCTGACCTGGTTGATTTTATTGCATATTCCTGCACTGTATTCTGTAGGACCCGTTTTGTATGGAATCTACAAGGTTAGCACGGGAGAACCGTTCCTTGATTCTCAAAAACGCGCTTTCATTCACTGCATTCTTCCTGCGAGCGGATGCATACTTTATCTCATCGTTTCTTTTTGGTTTGATGACGTGTCCTCTCTGATCCGAACTTCTTTTGTAGATAGAATTTTTCCCAGTCCACTCGACTGGATTTTGCTCCCTGCCATTTTTGGAATCGCGTTTTACATCTCTCTTGTTTTGAAAAGCTCTCGATACTTGTGGAGATGGGAGGTTTGGAAATCGGAACCGACCGCATGCATCCTCGGCTTCTTGATCGTGACTTCCCTCTTTCATCTGAGTTTAGGAGCCGTTTTTTTTATCACCAAAATTTCCGACTTTCTGATTCTCTCTTCGGGGGGAATGGGAATCACTCTCTGCTTCGCGTATTTGATAGGACATCGGTATCCCGGATTTTTTCAAAAATTGCAAGAAGTCACGCAAGCTACCCGTGAAAAATACGCTCGCTCTCTTTTGATCGGAGTCGATCGGAACATTCTTCGCGAGAACCTGATTCAACTCATGGAAAAGGATTTTTTGTATCGAGACGAAGAACTCGGACTGGGAGACTTAGCGGACGAATTAGCCCTTTCCACACATCAGGTTTCCGAATTCTTAAATCAAGAATTGGGTAAAAATTTCTCTGTCTTTGTAAACGATTATCGAGTTGCAGAAGCCTGCAGCCTCTTGACCCAAGAACCGGATAAAAGTATCTTGGATATCGCCTATTCCGTCGGTTTCAGAACGAAATCCTCTTTCAATCGCGCGTTTCAGAAACATACGGGTGCAACCCCGAGCGAATACCGGATAAAAGCCCCAAAGACAAACAAATTCCGCTGA
- a CDS encoding RNA-binding protein, translated as MNIYIGNLAYQATEDDLRKAFESFGEVTSVRIITDKLSGKSRGLAFVEMANKDEGNAAIDGLNGTQIRGREIKVNEALPKKPFPEKSRSRY; from the coding sequence ATGAACATTTACATAGGCAACCTCGCCTATCAGGCAACCGAAGACGATCTCCGTAAAGCTTTTGAATCTTTTGGAGAAGTAACCTCTGTACGCATCATCACTGATAAACTTTCCGGCAAATCCCGGGGATTAGCATTTGTGGAAATGGCGAACAAAGACGAAGGAAATGCAGCGATTGATGGCTTAAACGGAACTCAAATCCGTGGAAGAGAAATCAAAGTCAACGAAGCGCTTCCTAAAAAACCGTTCCCAGAAAAATCAAGGTCTCGATACTGA
- a CDS encoding BTAD domain-containing putative transcriptional regulator yields the protein MNITPYQTSCYLVEAVLAYRTLHHLFLFYKNRKQVYRLHFAFLQISYGFYLLFFTKTINAHNAQEALIWERLENSLTPIFGMSLVLFVNSYRRIFSKDFVSLYTLLNILLSAVILIDPNSYHIGLAHEKKFPTLGIVIYETDQPLLVQYFYLSGILMIIWTLFKVITQFVRNLFRNLFFLFGLILFCTNIFVDILVAMDMVPFPYTSHFSFLILMFSVDSFLTLNQSGRELREELKHALVFPEEFVLNSHATVSDIEFEKDVDLTYSRITASQKEPDPIFIRALGNLEFEKGGVRIPRTEISSKKKMLKLIKILLIRFETGVHREEILELLWPGMTDKNALNGLYALCFRLRRIFENPEALIFSEDRLFFRQDFVQTDFQMFEKYYDCGTTALRRGDTEQAIQEFRSAREFYRGDFFEFDLYFPESEIRREYIRNSLIEIFRFLCEQDEQRKEMEGLLEDSASWIRLDNLDERAWRFHFEALLPLDRKNEALRKYEEFRKSLKKELGVDPEPETLALIERIRSGSVGKI from the coding sequence ATGAATATAACGCCTTATCAGACTTCTTGTTATTTGGTTGAAGCAGTTTTAGCCTATAGAACGCTGCATCACTTATTCTTATTTTATAAAAACAGAAAACAAGTCTATCGATTGCATTTTGCCTTTTTACAGATTTCATACGGTTTTTATCTTCTGTTTTTTACAAAAACGATCAACGCTCACAACGCGCAAGAGGCTCTGATTTGGGAAAGATTGGAAAATTCTTTGACTCCTATCTTTGGAATGTCCTTGGTTCTCTTTGTAAACAGCTATCGTAGAATTTTTAGCAAGGATTTTGTATCTCTTTATACACTTCTTAATATACTTTTGTCTGCGGTGATTTTGATAGATCCGAATTCCTATCATATCGGATTGGCTCATGAAAAAAAATTCCCGACGTTGGGAATTGTGATCTACGAAACCGATCAGCCTCTTTTGGTTCAGTATTTTTATTTATCCGGGATCTTGATGATCATCTGGACATTGTTTAAAGTGATCACTCAGTTTGTCAGAAATTTATTTCGGAATTTGTTTTTTTTGTTCGGTTTGATTCTTTTCTGCACAAACATTTTTGTAGACATTCTCGTGGCTATGGACATGGTCCCGTTTCCATACACATCTCATTTTAGCTTTTTGATTCTGATGTTTTCCGTGGACTCTTTTTTGACATTGAATCAATCCGGAAGGGAGCTTAGAGAAGAATTAAAACACGCGCTCGTTTTTCCCGAGGAGTTTGTTCTAAATTCACATGCAACCGTTTCCGATATCGAGTTTGAGAAGGATGTGGATCTTACATATTCGAGAATAACGGCTTCCCAAAAAGAACCGGATCCGATTTTTATTCGAGCCTTAGGAAATCTAGAGTTTGAAAAAGGAGGGGTTCGAATTCCCCGAACCGAGATTTCAAGTAAGAAGAAGATGTTGAAACTCATAAAAATTCTTCTCATCCGTTTTGAAACGGGAGTTCACCGAGAAGAAATTTTGGAGCTTCTCTGGCCTGGAATGACGGATAAGAACGCTTTGAACGGTTTATATGCTCTTTGTTTTCGCTTGCGGCGAATCTTTGAAAATCCCGAAGCGCTCATATTTTCGGAAGATCGTTTGTTTTTTAGACAAGATTTTGTTCAGACCGATTTTCAGATGTTTGAAAAATACTACGATTGTGGAACAACGGCTCTTCGAAGAGGGGATACAGAACAAGCAATTCAGGAATTTCGGTCTGCAAGAGAGTTTTATCGGGGTGATTTTTTTGAATTCGATCTTTACTTTCCGGAGTCCGAGATCCGAAGAGAATACATCCGAAATAGTTTGATCGAGATCTTTCGTTTTCTTTGCGAACAGGATGAACAACGAAAGGAAATGGAGGGACTTCTCGAAGATTCCGCGAGTTGGATTCGTCTGGATAATTTGGATGAGCGTGCTTGGCGATTTCATTTTGAGGCACTTCTTCCTTTGGATCGCAAAAATGAAGCTCTTAGAAAGTATGAAGAATTTAGAAAATCTTTGAAAAAGGAACTGGGAGTGGATCCGGAACCCGAGACCCTCGCACTGATCGAACGAATTCGTTCTGGATCGGTCGGTAAGATCTAA
- a CDS encoding putative solute-binding protein — protein MKGIRIYLLSVLVFTLTSSLFAADPVNKTICVFDPSGTHGDIFKSALRYQAQALSWGVRLEPKAYTDEVVANSDFKAGKCNLAYLTSLRVRGYVPQSGSVEAIGALPSYELLKRTIDVLSNPKARQLNVSGEYETMAMFPGGAVYLLLRDKKLRSIKDLAGKKIATLTYDQAATTMVDVVGSSMVPAEIATFAGIFNNGRADACYSPAVGFKPLELMKGVAPNGGIVKFPIGQLTFQIVGKTSDMPADFGNQSRQWAATQFETMLELTRKAEKEVPAKYWLEVPKEEIKGYFEKFREVRIKLRDKGVYHASILKLMKGVRCKAEAAADECSESLE, from the coding sequence ATGAAAGGAATCCGTATCTATTTACTTTCGGTTTTGGTGTTTACGCTAACGTCTTCCCTTTTCGCCGCAGACCCGGTCAATAAGACGATTTGTGTCTTTGATCCGTCCGGAACCCACGGAGATATTTTTAAATCCGCGCTTCGTTATCAAGCTCAGGCATTGAGCTGGGGAGTTCGTTTGGAGCCAAAGGCGTATACGGACGAAGTCGTTGCCAATTCTGACTTTAAAGCCGGAAAGTGTAACCTCGCTTATCTCACGAGTTTGAGAGTTCGAGGATATGTTCCTCAGTCCGGTTCTGTGGAGGCGATCGGTGCGCTTCCATCTTACGAGCTTTTAAAAAGAACCATTGACGTTCTTTCCAATCCGAAAGCGAGACAGTTGAACGTTTCGGGCGAATACGAAACCATGGCGATGTTTCCGGGTGGGGCCGTTTATCTTCTTTTAAGAGATAAAAAACTTCGTTCGATCAAAGACCTTGCCGGTAAAAAAATTGCTACGCTGACTTATGATCAAGCCGCGACCACGATGGTGGACGTAGTGGGTTCTTCCATGGTTCCGGCTGAGATTGCGACCTTTGCGGGAATTTTTAACAATGGACGAGCGGACGCTTGTTATTCACCCGCGGTCGGATTTAAACCTCTCGAACTTATGAAAGGTGTTGCGCCTAACGGAGGAATCGTTAAATTTCCGATAGGACAGCTTACATTTCAGATCGTTGGAAAAACGTCTGATATGCCCGCCGATTTTGGAAATCAATCCAGACAATGGGCCGCTACTCAGTTTGAAACCATGCTTGAACTTACCAGAAAGGCCGAAAAAGAAGTGCCCGCAAAGTATTGGTTGGAAGTTCCGAAAGAAGAAATCAAAGGCTACTTTGAAAAATTCAGAGAGGTTCGGATCAAACTCAGAGACAAGGGAGTTTATCACGCGTCTATTTTGAAGTTGATGAAAGGGGTCCGTTGTAAGGCAGAGGCAGCAGCGGACGAATGTTCCGAATCCTTAGAATAA
- a CDS encoding TRAP transporter large permease subunit: MAKKIVSWAVLLFLFVPLVQSFGQLVQARMLELGETIWPRYAEIRIHCIADQINSAKRVEVNASDSALLDELDLGSGTSSKTPVKKETTTASAALAPMELSFGQKLYCGTERKLSTITIFAIDYIPMTMVILLLVAGIVSTTRRYHIALKNPENRKEELASEISQIFANLILIFSASYMLPFSKGVEAQIQVLWIIGLAFLTGLNVYNIQKSEFSNVSKGQEKSRFSEILLAIPLYCWMAFVCGIYFALFEHHPAGLAIYLQKLTAHATLYIQIGLYVWTGILLRDTSLGRRFFDLLKPWRLPAELLAVIVVIAAALPTAYSGASGIVVLALGATIFVELRRAGASQERALAATAMSGSLGVVLPPCLLVVIVASLNLDVTTDELFYWGWRVFAISTTLFLIVSWFLRKDSWRIQPEQNALKTTWSVFKPFSLYILIAAVIVFVLVFGLNTHFDEHTAPYMLPIAMLALIYWDHKQSLKEHHPASGARDVVKISRTSYDTGSHLGALLMLMGLSACMGGVFERSNVINLFPTQLGSPLSAMIVLTIVLVIIGMLMDPYGAVILVSVTLYPIAKANGIHPLNFWMTALVSFELGYLTPPVALNHLLTKHVVREYLEKEPQIHHASFFARYERVIVPILVLFLTLIVTAFGPILYQSWNS, from the coding sequence ATGGCAAAAAAAATAGTATCTTGGGCGGTATTGCTCTTTCTTTTTGTTCCTTTGGTTCAAAGTTTTGGTCAATTAGTCCAAGCTCGAATGCTTGAGCTTGGGGAAACGATCTGGCCTCGTTATGCGGAAATTCGGATTCATTGTATCGCGGATCAAATCAATTCGGCGAAAAGGGTGGAAGTCAATGCTTCCGATTCCGCACTTTTGGATGAATTGGATTTAGGATCCGGTACTTCTTCTAAAACCCCGGTTAAAAAAGAAACAACGACCGCGTCCGCCGCTTTAGCTCCGATGGAACTTAGCTTCGGACAAAAATTATACTGCGGAACGGAACGCAAACTTTCCACGATCACGATCTTTGCGATCGATTATATTCCGATGACGATGGTGATTCTTTTGCTTGTTGCCGGAATCGTATCCACGACCAGACGTTATCATATCGCCCTGAAAAATCCAGAAAATAGAAAGGAAGAATTGGCTTCGGAGATCAGTCAGATTTTCGCGAATCTGATCCTGATTTTTTCGGCTTCTTATATGCTTCCTTTTAGCAAGGGAGTGGAGGCGCAGATCCAAGTCTTATGGATCATAGGTTTGGCCTTTTTAACTGGATTGAATGTTTATAATATTCAAAAATCAGAATTCTCTAACGTTTCAAAAGGACAAGAAAAGAGTAGGTTTTCAGAAATCCTTTTGGCGATTCCGTTATACTGTTGGATGGCTTTTGTCTGTGGAATTTACTTCGCTTTGTTCGAACATCACCCTGCCGGTCTTGCGATTTATCTCCAAAAGCTAACCGCACACGCGACCCTTTATATCCAGATCGGATTGTATGTATGGACCGGGATTTTACTCCGCGATACTTCTCTTGGAAGAAGATTTTTCGATCTTTTAAAACCTTGGAGGCTCCCCGCTGAACTTTTGGCGGTAATCGTAGTGATCGCGGCGGCGCTTCCTACCGCTTATAGTGGAGCTTCCGGAATCGTTGTTTTAGCCTTGGGAGCGACTATTTTTGTGGAACTCAGAAGGGCGGGAGCGTCTCAGGAAAGAGCATTAGCCGCAACTGCAATGAGCGGTAGTTTGGGAGTGGTTTTACCACCTTGTCTTCTTGTGGTAATCGTGGCTTCTTTGAATCTGGACGTGACCACGGATGAACTTTTTTACTGGGGTTGGAGGGTTTTTGCGATTTCGACCACTTTGTTTTTAATCGTCAGTTGGTTTTTGAGAAAGGATTCTTGGAGAATTCAGCCCGAACAAAATGCACTCAAAACCACCTGGTCCGTGTTCAAACCGTTTAGTTTATATATTCTGATTGCCGCGGTAATCGTATTCGTTCTTGTATTCGGGTTAAATACTCATTTTGACGAACATACAGCTCCGTATATGCTTCCGATCGCGATGTTGGCTCTGATTTACTGGGATCACAAACAAAGTCTGAAAGAACACCATCCCGCTTCCGGCGCAAGAGACGTTGTCAAAATTTCAAGAACCTCTTACGATACCGGTTCGCATTTGGGTGCTTTGTTGATGTTGATGGGGCTTTCCGCTTGTATGGGCGGTGTCTTTGAACGTTCCAATGTGATCAATCTTTTCCCGACTCAATTGGGGTCTCCTTTGTCAGCGATGATCGTTTTGACGATCGTTCTCGTAATCATCGGAATGTTGATGGATCCATACGGAGCCGTGATCCTTGTGTCCGTTACTCTATATCCGATCGCAAAGGCGAACGGGATTCATCCGTTGAATTTTTGGATGACTGCATTGGTCTCTTTTGAACTCGGCTATTTGACTCCGCCGGTCGCACTCAACCATCTTTTGACAAAACACGTTGTGAGGGAATATCTGGAAAAGGAACCGCAGATCCATCATGCAAGTTTCTTTGCGAGATACGAACGTGTGATCGTTCCGATCCTAGTGCTCTTTTTGACGCTGATCGTAACGGCATTCGGACCGATCCTGTATCAAAGTTGGAATTCTTAA
- the rktP gene encoding Arg-Lys translocation region protein phosphatase RktP, whose amino-acid sequence MLTKIPSKLKLPIAVFVLSFLFFLVYTVTDDIILKSPLGQNKAISLTIRLALSVSFSALLASLVFYAIKLIYSSMRSLVTLVQDWGSDVYEENPVAERDDEIGELVRAFRLKFFQQKELEDSGSQEFQSEKTRELSDGIQRSFYRIQLPKIRNLDISLFPRMSGDSNCDYVNVIPTSDGCMGVLAGFPSPGVLESAFKARLEGIFSLANETSGIRGEELVFKIGKTLSKMPIPFLNLSLFYLETRTGELGYIHFQDLPAFVYRKEELISLEKNKKTRYFDYKAADLELNKITLKLGEFWVIASDRIYSTIGIPSGEFVKQLQAALSEKKYANSRDLILDCGRILNRRYGKNVLETSALIAVARKQS is encoded by the coding sequence TTGCTGACCAAAATTCCTTCCAAACTCAAACTTCCGATCGCCGTTTTCGTTCTCAGTTTTTTATTCTTTCTGGTTTATACTGTAACGGACGACATCATTCTCAAATCCCCTTTAGGTCAGAATAAGGCGATCTCCTTAACGATTCGTCTTGCTCTTTCTGTTTCATTCTCCGCTCTTTTAGCCTCTCTTGTATTCTATGCAATAAAGCTCATATACTCTTCGATGCGATCCTTAGTCACTCTGGTTCAGGATTGGGGAAGCGACGTATACGAAGAAAATCCGGTAGCAGAAAGAGACGATGAGATCGGAGAACTCGTAAGAGCGTTTCGATTAAAATTCTTTCAACAAAAAGAATTGGAGGATTCCGGATCTCAGGAATTTCAGAGCGAAAAAACGAGGGAGCTTTCGGACGGAATTCAAAGATCCTTTTATAGAATTCAACTGCCTAAGATCCGCAATCTCGATATTTCTCTTTTTCCAAGAATGAGCGGTGACTCTAACTGTGATTATGTGAACGTCATCCCCACTTCGGACGGATGTATGGGTGTGCTCGCGGGTTTCCCCAGTCCCGGCGTTTTAGAATCTGCGTTTAAGGCGAGACTGGAAGGAATTTTTTCATTAGCCAACGAGACATCCGGAATCCGCGGAGAAGAATTGGTTTTTAAAATCGGAAAAACTCTTTCCAAGATGCCGATTCCATTTTTAAATTTATCCTTATTTTATCTGGAGACAAGGACCGGAGAACTCGGGTATATCCACTTTCAGGATCTACCCGCTTTTGTTTATAGAAAAGAAGAGTTGATCTCTTTGGAAAAAAATAAAAAGACTCGCTATTTTGATTACAAAGCGGCCGATCTGGAGCTCAACAAAATAACCCTCAAATTAGGAGAATTCTGGGTCATCGCCTCGGATCGAATTTATTCCACGATCGGAATCCCTTCCGGAGAATTTGTGAAACAGCTTCAAGCGGCCCTTTCTGAAAAAAAATACGCAAATTCTCGGGATCTGATCCTGGATTGCGGAAGAATTCTGAATCGGAGATACGGAAAGAATGTCCTGGAAACTTCTGCGTTAATCGCAGTAGCTCGAAAACAATCATAG
- the tatC gene encoding twin-arginine translocase subunit TatC gives MYLTIRGMAGKKKSNPAPLPQPEDSTESLTRDREKYMTLGDHLEELRMVLIRSLLLVAVIMGISLFFGEEIHKILAQPYKNVLGPQATFYQIKLMAPFMIYLKSSFMISILLGLPFVLFFLWGFVSPALDPKLDRYGKFLILFSTLLFWFGVWLCWTEAFENLLRIFLVNFRPPDIESRLPIDEYYEIFFNIHLIFGLSFQLPIVLILLGSLGIIRASFLISKWREAIIGLAVAAAVLSPGPDLISMLFLFVPLTVLFAVSIILMKVIERE, from the coding sequence ATCTACCTGACCATCCGCGGAATGGCCGGAAAGAAAAAGTCCAATCCCGCCCCGCTTCCGCAACCGGAAGATTCGACGGAGTCATTGACGCGGGATCGAGAAAAATACATGACCTTGGGGGATCATTTGGAAGAACTCCGAATGGTTCTCATCCGATCCCTTTTGCTCGTTGCAGTCATTATGGGAATCTCTCTTTTTTTTGGAGAAGAAATTCACAAAATTTTAGCGCAGCCTTATAAGAATGTTTTAGGTCCACAAGCAACGTTTTATCAGATCAAGTTGATGGCTCCTTTTATGATCTACTTAAAGAGTTCGTTTATGATCTCGATTCTTTTGGGGCTTCCCTTTGTTTTGTTTTTTCTTTGGGGTTTTGTTTCCCCGGCTTTGGATCCGAAATTGGATCGATACGGAAAATTTTTAATTCTTTTTAGCACTCTTCTTTTTTGGTTCGGAGTTTGGCTTTGCTGGACGGAGGCATTTGAGAATCTTTTGAGAATTTTCTTAGTGAACTTTCGTCCTCCGGACATAGAATCAAGACTTCCGATAGACGAATACTACGAGATTTTTTTTAACATTCATTTGATTTTCGGTTTATCTTTTCAGCTTCCTATTGTACTCATTCTTCTTGGCAGTTTAGGAATTATCCGCGCCTCGTTTCTGATTTCAAAATGGAGAGAGGCGATCATAGGACTCGCCGTAGCGGCTGCGGTTCTTTCTCCAGGGCCGGATTTGATTTCTATGTTGTTTTTGTTTGTTCCTTTGACCGTCCTGTTCGCCGTATCGATCATACTCATGAAGGTAATAGAGAGAGAGTAA
- a CDS encoding twin-arginine translocase TatA/TatE family subunit, whose product MFAPLAVFGSLGWTEILLILFIALLLFGGKRLPSLAKDLGDGIRSFRKSLTGESDEPSNQISQEQSAPKEEAQTKTSKSKKSKST is encoded by the coding sequence ATGTTCGCACCACTGGCAGTCTTCGGGTCACTCGGATGGACTGAAATTCTACTCATCCTCTTTATCGCACTCTTACTTTTCGGAGGAAAGAGATTACCATCCTTAGCAAAGGATCTCGGAGACGGAATCAGATCGTTTCGAAAATCCTTAACGGGGGAATCGGACGAGCCTTCCAACCAAATCAGCCAAGAGCAATCGGCTCCCAAGGAAGAGGCTCAGACAAAAACTTCCAAATCTAAAAAATCAAAATCTACCTGA
- the trxA gene encoding thioredoxin, whose product MALAEINDSNFKSETSGGLVLIDCWAEWCGPCRMVGPVLEELSGELNGLVKIKKLNVDDNQDTAQSLGISSIPTLLLFKDGQLVDKVIGALPKAHIKNFIERHK is encoded by the coding sequence ATGGCATTGGCAGAAATCAACGATTCAAATTTTAAGAGTGAGACTTCCGGAGGGTTGGTTCTCATCGATTGCTGGGCGGAGTGGTGCGGACCTTGTAGAATGGTAGGGCCGGTTCTGGAAGAACTCTCCGGAGAATTGAACGGTTTGGTAAAAATCAAAAAATTAAACGTAGACGATAACCAGGACACAGCTCAGAGTTTAGGTATTTCTTCCATCCCGACACTTTTACTCTTTAAAGACGGACAACTTGTGGATAAAGTAATCGGAGCTCTTCCTAAAGCGCATATTAAGAATTTTATCGAAAGACATAAATAA